The window AAAAGTCAAAGATAATTTTACCACAATTTTATTTTTTTACAACTATTTTTTTAATTCTTCCAATTCTAGTGAGACTTCTTCCCAATTTTCCATAGCTTCCAAAATTCTTTGATCTTTCAAATCTAATTCACTTTGAATGCTTATTAACTCGTCTAAATGGTTACTTTTTCCAGCTATTTCATATTTTTTTTCTAAGTCACTTTTTTCACTTTCTAGTTGCTCTATTTCTTCTTCTAATTTTTTATATTTTTTTTCTAAATTAGTTATTTTATTTCTGTTTTTTTTCTGTTCTTCATAGTTTAGACCTGCAGTTTCATCTTTAAATTTAACATTTTCTCTCTGAGCTATATATGTTTCATAGTCGCCTTTAAAAAGAGTGGCTCCATCTTTATTAACTTCATAAATACTGTTAACAACATTTTCTAAAAAATATCTATCATGAGATACCACTATAATCGTTCCATCATAATCTTCTAACGCTTCTTCTAATATTTCTCTCGAATAAATATCCAAATGGTTTGTAGGCTCATCTAATATTAAAAAGTTCGGTTTTGACAATATTAGCTTCATAAAAGCTACTCTTGCTTTTTCTCCACCGGATAAAGATTTTATTTTTTTATCTACGTCATCTGATGAAAATAAAAATCCTCCTGCTATGGTTCTAGCTTCTTCATCACTCATTGGAAAAGTATATAATAATTCTTCCAATATAGTATTTTCCATCCTTAACCCTTGGTGATTTTGATCATAATATCCAATTTTTACTCTTTCTCCAATTTCAACTGAACCAGATTTCGCTTTTTCTAAATTATTAATAATTTTTAAAATCGTTGATTTTCCTACTCCATTTTTACCTATTATTCCCACTCTATCCCCTTTATAGACAGTAAGATTTAAGTTAGTAAATAAAGTTTTTTCTCCATAACTCATAGCTAAATTTTTAAGCTCAAGCACCTTATCTACACTTGGAGTTTCAACTTCAAATTTAAGTTTAATTTTTCTTACACCTATAATTGGATTATCTGTTTTTTCCATTCTATCTAAAAGTTTTTGTCTTCCTCTAGCTTGCTTTGATTTTTGTCCAGCTTTATAACGTCTTACAAACTCTTCCATTTTTCTTATTTTATCTTGTTCTTTTTCAAAAGATTTTACTGCTCCTGATAAGTAAGCTTCTTTTTGAATTACATACTCTGAAAAGTTTCCTTTGTAAGCTTTTAAAGTTTTACCCTCTATTTCAAAAATTCTATTTACAATATTATCTAAAAAATATCTATCGTGTGATATAACAATAAATGCTTTAGGATAATCTTTTAAAAACTTTTCCAACCACTCTATAGCTATTAAATCAAGATGATTTGTAGGTTCATCTAATATCAAAAGCTCTGGTTCTTCTAATAAAATTTTTCCTAAAGCAACT is drawn from Candidatus Cetobacterium colombiensis and contains these coding sequences:
- a CDS encoding ABC-F family ATP-binding cassette domain-containing protein gives rise to the protein MALLSVNNLYKGFSGESLLKDITFSIDEKDRIGIIGVNGAGKSTLIKMLMDLEDSDPNPETNERGTISKKGSLKIGYLSQSINLNKENTIFDELMGVFSKLKLDYERIKVLNNLIATDLDNFDKHMEELAVLSSRYEQEEGYAIEYKVKQILIGLSIPEEMWKVCIKDLSGGQQSRVALGKILLEEPELLILDEPTNHLDLIAIEWLEKFLKDYPKAFIVISHDRYFLDNIVNRIFEIEGKTLKAYKGNFSEYVIQKEAYLSGAVKSFEKEQDKIRKMEEFVRRYKAGQKSKQARGRQKLLDRMEKTDNPIIGVRKIKLKFEVETPSVDKVLELKNLAMSYGEKTLFTNLNLTVYKGDRVGIIGKNGVGKSTILKIINNLEKAKSGSVEIGERVKIGYYDQNHQGLRMENTILEELLYTFPMSDEEARTIAGGFLFSSDDVDKKIKSLSGGEKARVAFMKLILSKPNFLILDEPTNHLDIYSREILEEALEDYDGTIIVVSHDRYFLENVVNSIYEVNKDGATLFKGDYETYIAQRENVKFKDETAGLNYEEQKKNRNKITNLEKKYKKLEEEIEQLESEKSDLEKKYEIAGKSNHLDELISIQSELDLKDQRILEAMENWEEVSLELEELKK